One genomic region from Conexibacter woesei Iso977N encodes:
- a CDS encoding RNA polymerase sigma factor, which translates to MELSTSEPTTARFDALYRETASDLFAYVFTLLRDRAAAEDVTALTFERAYRRQSSFDDRKGTQRAWLFAIGRNAALDELRRRKRTAALLSDPEDAAPPPDDDAAEAAARRATVRAALAQLDPRERELIALKFHAGLSNSEIAKVLNISVANAGTRVHRAVTRLRKACHAPS; encoded by the coding sequence ATGGAGCTCTCGACTTCCGAACCGACGACCGCCCGGTTCGATGCGCTGTACCGCGAGACGGCCTCGGACCTCTTCGCCTACGTCTTCACGCTCCTGCGCGACCGGGCGGCGGCCGAGGACGTCACCGCGCTGACCTTCGAACGCGCCTACCGCAGGCAGTCGTCGTTCGACGACCGCAAGGGCACGCAGCGCGCCTGGCTGTTCGCGATCGGCCGCAACGCGGCGCTCGACGAGCTCCGCCGGCGCAAGCGCACCGCCGCGCTGCTGAGCGATCCGGAGGACGCCGCGCCACCACCGGACGACGACGCGGCCGAGGCCGCCGCCCGGCGCGCCACCGTCCGCGCCGCGCTGGCGCAGCTGGACCCGCGCGAGCGCGAGCTGATCGCCCTGAAGTTCCACGCCGGCCTGAGCAACAGCGAGATCGCGAAGGTCCTGAACATCTCCGTCGCCAACGCCGGCACGCGCGTGCACCGCGCGGTGACCCGACTCCGGAAGGCCTGCCATGCGCCGTCGTGA
- a CDS encoding ASCH domain-containing protein, which yields MQVLNFYSTIFADQLKRGRKTATIRLGDKSHKYKKNQAVMVTIGYQHSPREKIFDAVIDQVEVKRVRDLTPRDIEHDNPEFRRHEEMIHFLEQIYGKKVTMEDIVTVVRFSQIIVHPPSFTDARLGIGGAQN from the coding sequence ATGCAGGTCTTGAACTTCTACTCCACGATCTTCGCCGACCAGCTGAAGCGTGGTCGCAAGACCGCGACGATCCGGTTGGGCGACAAGTCCCACAAGTACAAGAAGAACCAGGCGGTGATGGTGACCATCGGGTACCAGCACTCGCCGCGCGAGAAGATCTTCGACGCGGTCATCGACCAGGTCGAGGTCAAGCGCGTCCGCGACCTGACGCCGCGGGACATCGAGCACGACAACCCGGAGTTCCGCCGCCACGAGGAGATGATCCACTTCCTCGAGCAGATCTACGGCAAGAAGGTGACGATGGAGGACATCGTCACGGTCGTGCGCTTCTCGCAGATCATCGTCCACCCGCCGTCGTTCACCGATGCCCGCCTGGGCATCGGCGGCGCGCAGAACTAA
- a CDS encoding response regulator transcription factor, with amino-acid sequence MLRVYIADDSVGFGTLAAAWLEAHDDIEVVGAVRSAAEAIAQVTATAPDVVILDRLLPQPEHSMQVLHHVRETLPDAAILLVSGMPDEDLAGEAREAGADGHVSKAANAEALAEAVRQAAAARRAARDSA; translated from the coding sequence GTGCTCCGCGTCTACATCGCCGACGACTCGGTCGGGTTCGGGACGCTGGCCGCGGCATGGCTGGAGGCCCACGACGACATCGAGGTCGTCGGCGCCGTCCGCTCCGCCGCCGAGGCGATCGCGCAGGTCACGGCGACCGCGCCGGACGTCGTGATCCTCGACCGGCTGCTGCCGCAGCCCGAGCACTCGATGCAGGTGCTGCACCACGTGCGCGAGACGCTCCCGGACGCCGCGATCCTGCTGGTCTCCGGCATGCCCGACGAGGACCTGGCCGGCGAGGCCCGCGAGGCGGGCGCCGACGGGCACGTCAGCAAGGCGGCCAACGCCGAGGCGCTGGCCGAGGCGGTCCGCCAGGCCGCGGCCGCACGCCGCGCCGCGCGCGACAGCGCCTAG
- the groL gene encoding chaperonin GroEL (60 kDa chaperone family; promotes refolding of misfolded polypeptides especially under stressful conditions; forms two stacked rings of heptamers to form a barrel-shaped 14mer; ends can be capped by GroES; misfolded proteins enter the barrel where they are refolded when GroES binds), with translation MAHKELKYNAEARRALEAGVDAVANAVKVTLGPKGRYVVLDKKFGAPTITNDGVTIAREIEVEDVFQNQGAMLVREVATATNDVAGDGTTTATVLAQAIVRNGLKNVTAGANPLGLKRGIETAVNQIVDNIRKLSKPVQGKEQIARVATISAGDEEIGDVIADAIEKVGKDGVVNVEEGQTFGMDLEFTEGMQFDKGYVSPYMVTDQERMEAVLEDPYILIANQKIGSVRDVLPVLEQVIQSGKPILIIAEDVEGEALATLVVNKLRGTFTGVAVKAPGFGDRRKRMLEDIAILTGGEVITEEMGLKLENTQISQLGRARRVVVAKDNTTIVDGAGDLEAIKGRINQIKAEVESTDSDFDREKLQERLAKLSGGVAVVKVGAATETEMKEKKHRVEDALQATRAALEEGIVPGGGVALLQASANVSADAIEDEDERTGARIILRSLEEPLRQIAENAGLEGSVVVSEVRKAKKGWGLNAATGEIVDLVADGVIDPAMVTRSALQNAASIAKNILTTEAIVAEIPEPAGAGGGMPDMGGMGGMM, from the coding sequence ATGGCTCACAAGGAACTGAAGTACAACGCGGAGGCCCGCAGGGCCCTCGAGGCCGGCGTCGACGCCGTTGCCAACGCGGTCAAGGTCACGCTCGGCCCGAAGGGCCGCTACGTCGTGCTCGACAAGAAGTTCGGCGCCCCCACGATCACGAACGACGGTGTCACGATCGCTCGTGAGATCGAGGTCGAGGACGTCTTCCAGAACCAGGGCGCGATGCTCGTCCGCGAGGTCGCCACGGCGACCAACGACGTCGCCGGCGACGGCACGACGACCGCGACGGTCCTGGCCCAGGCCATCGTCCGCAACGGCCTGAAGAACGTCACCGCTGGTGCGAACCCGCTCGGCCTGAAGAGGGGCATCGAGACCGCGGTCAACCAGATCGTCGACAACATCCGCAAGCTGTCCAAGCCCGTCCAGGGCAAGGAGCAGATCGCTCGCGTGGCCACCATCTCGGCCGGCGACGAGGAGATCGGCGACGTCATCGCCGACGCGATCGAGAAGGTCGGCAAGGACGGCGTCGTGAACGTCGAAGAGGGCCAGACCTTCGGCATGGACCTCGAGTTCACCGAGGGCATGCAGTTCGACAAGGGCTACGTCTCCCCGTACATGGTCACCGACCAGGAGCGCATGGAGGCCGTCCTCGAGGATCCGTACATCCTCATCGCCAACCAGAAGATCGGCTCCGTCCGCGACGTGCTGCCGGTCCTGGAGCAGGTCATCCAGTCGGGCAAGCCGATCCTCATCATCGCCGAGGACGTCGAGGGCGAGGCCCTCGCGACGCTCGTCGTCAACAAGCTGCGTGGCACCTTCACCGGTGTCGCGGTCAAGGCGCCGGGCTTCGGCGACCGCCGCAAGCGCATGCTCGAGGACATCGCGATCCTCACCGGTGGCGAGGTCATCACCGAGGAGATGGGCCTGAAGCTGGAGAACACTCAGATCTCGCAGCTGGGCCGTGCCCGCCGCGTGGTCGTCGCCAAGGACAACACCACCATCGTCGATGGCGCCGGTGACCTCGAGGCGATCAAGGGCCGCATCAACCAGATCAAGGCCGAGGTCGAGTCCACCGACTCCGACTTCGACCGCGAGAAGCTCCAGGAGCGCCTCGCCAAGCTCTCCGGCGGCGTCGCCGTCGTGAAGGTCGGCGCGGCCACCGAGACGGAGATGAAGGAGAAGAAGCACCGCGTCGAGGACGCCCTCCAGGCGACCCGCGCTGCGCTCGAAGAGGGCATCGTCCCGGGCGGCGGCGTCGCGCTGCTGCAGGCCTCCGCCAACGTCTCCGCCGACGCGATCGAGGACGAGGACGAGCGCACCGGCGCCCGCATCATCCTGCGCTCGCTCGAGGAGCCGCTGCGCCAGATCGCCGAGAACGCGGGCCTCGAGGGCTCCGTCGTCGTCTCGGAGGTCCGCAAGGCCAAGAAGGGCTGGGGCCTGAACGCCGCGACCGGTGAGATCGTCGACCTCGTCGCCGACGGCGTCATCGACCCGGCGATGGTCACGCGCTCCGCGCTGCAGAACGCCGCGTCGATCGCGAAGAACATCCTCACCACCGAGGCCATCGTCGCCGAGATCCCGGAGCCCGCGGGCGCCGGCGGCGGCATGCCCGACATGGGCGGCATGGGCGGCATGATGTAG
- a CDS encoding DUF4349 domain-containing protein: MRRRDALPDPEVDHGLRELEAALAGEPAADPDLALLVADVDALRPEPDAAFLASLDARVHAGFPREAETPRRKRTEPRLAWLRRPQVLGPAAVAMLSAVVVTLAITSSHGGGSDNASSSASAPKFMSATEDSAASTSAASPPHPETVAKSSGTVSPGVRSSTSGSSTPNVPLPTIASSRKVERAASLTLTPAPGDVQDTADGVVRATQAAGGYVQESNVTTRDNAGSAQFTLRIPSARLDSAIAQLSRLAHVGGLNQSATDITAQANAASDRLQEANAERKALLRALGAATTTARIASLKARLADNRRTIAARRTELTQQQRRAQLATVEVDVEGKRGVAAKDDKNSGGGPWSPGDALHDAGRVLAVALGIALIALAVLIPLGLVAGLAWLAARQLRRHRRESALDASAS, from the coding sequence ATGCGCCGTCGTGACGCGCTCCCCGATCCCGAGGTCGACCACGGCCTGCGCGAGCTCGAAGCCGCGCTGGCCGGCGAGCCGGCCGCCGACCCCGACCTGGCGCTGCTCGTCGCCGACGTCGACGCGCTGCGCCCGGAGCCGGACGCCGCGTTCCTGGCGTCGCTCGACGCCCGCGTCCACGCCGGCTTCCCGCGCGAGGCCGAGACGCCGCGGCGCAAGCGCACCGAGCCGCGCCTCGCCTGGCTGCGCCGCCCGCAGGTGCTCGGCCCGGCGGCTGTGGCGATGTTGTCGGCGGTCGTCGTGACGCTGGCGATCACGTCGTCGCACGGCGGCGGGAGCGACAACGCGTCGTCGTCGGCGAGCGCGCCGAAGTTCATGAGCGCGACCGAGGACTCGGCCGCGTCCACCTCGGCCGCGAGCCCGCCGCATCCCGAGACCGTCGCGAAGTCGAGCGGCACGGTGTCGCCAGGCGTCCGGAGCAGCACCAGCGGGAGCAGCACGCCGAACGTCCCGCTGCCCACGATCGCCTCGTCGCGCAAGGTCGAGCGGGCCGCGTCGCTGACGCTGACGCCCGCGCCGGGCGACGTCCAGGACACCGCCGACGGCGTGGTCCGCGCGACGCAGGCCGCGGGCGGCTACGTCCAGGAGTCGAACGTCACGACGCGCGACAACGCGGGCTCGGCGCAGTTCACGCTGCGGATCCCGTCCGCGCGGCTGGACAGCGCGATCGCCCAGCTCTCCAGGCTCGCGCACGTCGGCGGGCTGAACCAGTCCGCGACCGACATCACCGCGCAGGCCAACGCCGCGAGCGACCGCCTCCAGGAGGCCAACGCCGAGCGCAAGGCGCTGCTGCGCGCGCTCGGCGCCGCGACGACGACCGCCCGGATCGCCAGCCTCAAGGCGCGCCTGGCCGACAACCGCCGGACGATCGCCGCGCGCAGGACCGAGCTGACCCAGCAGCAGCGCCGCGCGCAGCTGGCGACCGTCGAGGTCGACGTCGAGGGCAAGCGCGGCGTCGCGGCCAAGGACGACAAGAACTCCGGCGGCGGCCCATGGTCGCCCGGCGACGCGCTGCACGACGCGGGGCGCGTCCTGGCCGTCGCGCTCGGCATCGCGCTGATCGCGCTGGCGGTCCTGATCCCGCTGGGCCTCGTCGCCGGCCTCGCGTGGCTGGCCGCGCGCCAGCTCCGCCGCCACCGCCGCGAGTCCGCGCTCGACGCGTCCGCGTCCTGA
- a CDS encoding Crp/Fnr family transcriptional regulator, with protein sequence MPPQPSTQSSIELLAQVPVFEALAPVDLGRVADVAVPRHFTGNTVIFREGDASDTCYIVGRGHARAVRENVDGRTITLAHFGPGDIFGELAMFDDEKRSATIETLDDVEAIAILGQDMRRLLREHPDIAVKLVIGLGRRLREANERLARQSFQTVQSRVAGVLGQLVRQAQSEGAGERDVLVTITQADIAQLAGSSRESASRFLAVLERAGVVTQGRGRVTVHEPSALERYVY encoded by the coding sequence GTGCCGCCACAGCCCAGCACCCAGAGCAGCATCGAGCTGCTCGCGCAGGTGCCGGTCTTCGAGGCCCTGGCGCCGGTCGACCTCGGGCGCGTCGCCGACGTCGCGGTCCCGCGCCACTTCACCGGCAACACGGTGATCTTCCGCGAGGGCGACGCCAGCGACACGTGCTACATCGTCGGCCGCGGCCACGCCCGCGCGGTGCGCGAGAACGTCGATGGCCGCACGATCACGCTCGCGCACTTCGGGCCGGGCGACATCTTCGGCGAGCTGGCGATGTTCGACGACGAGAAGCGCTCCGCGACGATCGAGACGCTCGACGACGTCGAGGCGATCGCGATCCTCGGCCAGGACATGCGCCGCCTGCTCAGGGAGCACCCGGACATCGCGGTCAAGCTCGTCATCGGCCTCGGCCGCCGCCTGCGGGAAGCCAACGAGCGCCTGGCGCGCCAGTCGTTCCAGACCGTGCAGTCGCGCGTCGCGGGCGTGCTCGGACAGCTGGTCCGGCAGGCGCAGTCCGAAGGCGCCGGCGAGCGCGACGTCCTCGTGACGATCACGCAGGCCGACATCGCGCAGCTCGCGGGCTCGAGCCGCGAGTCCGCCTCCCGCTTCCTGGCCGTCCTCGAGCGCGCCGGCGTCGTCACGCAGGGCCGCGGCCGCGTCACCGTCCACGAGCCGTCGGCGCTGGAGCGCTACGTCTACTGA
- a CDS encoding flavin reductase family protein, which yields MIFYEPQARDRELLPHDPFKALVAPRPIGWISTVDGEGVPNLAPYSFFNAACDTPPILMFSSAGMKHSATHAHATREFVWNLPTWELREAMNATSAELAGGESEFAHAGLSLAPSRIVGVPRVAEAPVALECRVTQTLSLSDLAGADVDRHVVFGQVVGVHIDERFVDARGQVDTAAMQPIARCGYRDEYAVVRELFRIARPA from the coding sequence GTGATCTTCTACGAGCCGCAGGCGCGCGACCGGGAGCTGCTCCCGCACGATCCGTTCAAGGCGCTCGTCGCGCCGCGGCCGATCGGGTGGATCTCGACGGTGGACGGCGAGGGCGTGCCGAACCTCGCGCCGTACTCGTTCTTCAACGCGGCCTGCGACACGCCGCCGATCCTGATGTTCTCCAGCGCGGGGATGAAGCACAGCGCGACGCACGCGCACGCGACGCGGGAGTTCGTGTGGAACCTGCCGACGTGGGAGCTGCGCGAGGCGATGAACGCGACGAGCGCCGAGCTGGCCGGCGGCGAGAGCGAGTTCGCGCACGCCGGGCTGTCGCTGGCGCCGTCGCGGATCGTCGGCGTGCCGCGCGTCGCCGAGGCGCCGGTCGCGCTGGAGTGCCGCGTGACGCAGACGCTGTCGCTGAGCGACCTGGCCGGCGCCGACGTCGACCGCCACGTGGTGTTCGGGCAAGTTGTAGGTGTCCACATCGACGAGCGCTTCGTCGACGCGCGCGGGCAGGTCGACACCGCGGCGATGCAGCCGATCGCCCGCTGCGGCTACCGCGACGAGTACGCCGTGGTCCGGGAGCTCTTCCGCATCGCGCGCCCGGCCTAG
- the groES gene encoding co-chaperone GroES, which yields MKLKPLGDRLIVRAIDEEETTASGLVLPDTAKEKPQKGEVLAVGDGRFDEDGEKRIPLDVAKGDTVLYSKYGGTEIKVDGEDLLVLRESDVLAKVEK from the coding sequence ATGAAGCTCAAGCCCCTCGGCGATCGTTTGATCGTGCGGGCAATCGACGAGGAGGAGACGACCGCTTCCGGTCTCGTCCTCCCCGACACCGCCAAGGAGAAGCCGCAGAAGGGCGAGGTCCTCGCTGTCGGCGACGGTCGTTTCGACGAGGACGGGGAGAAGCGCATCCCCCTCGATGTCGCCAAGGGCGACACGGTCCTCTACAGCAAGTACGGCGGCACCGAGATCAAGGTCGACGGCGAGGACCTGCTGGTCCTTCGCGAGTCCGACGTCCTCGCCAAGGTCGAGAAGTAG
- a CDS encoding helix-turn-helix domain-containing protein: MDNPETVDARARRRLRELRAERGLTLQQVAQRAAIDVSTLSRLESGRRRLALDHIPSLARALGVSTDDLLGSAPAPDPRVPHRRAHNVDGMMMWPLTHDDSPGGIKAYKFRIANRRRVPPDPLPVHEGQEWIYVMSGSLRLRLGDDEFTIRPGNAAEFSTLTPHWFGAIDGPVELIALFGPQGQRVHIHSA, translated from the coding sequence ATGGACAACCCCGAGACCGTCGACGCCCGCGCCCGCCGCCGCCTGCGCGAGCTCCGCGCCGAGCGCGGCCTGACCCTGCAGCAGGTCGCGCAGCGCGCCGCGATCGACGTCTCGACGCTCAGCCGTCTGGAGTCCGGCAGGCGCCGCCTAGCGCTCGACCACATCCCGTCGCTGGCCCGCGCGCTCGGCGTGAGCACCGACGACCTGCTCGGATCGGCACCCGCGCCCGACCCGCGCGTGCCCCACCGCAGGGCCCACAACGTGGACGGCATGATGATGTGGCCGCTGACCCACGACGACTCGCCCGGCGGGATCAAGGCCTACAAGTTCCGGATCGCCAACCGCCGCCGCGTCCCGCCGGACCCGCTGCCGGTCCACGAGGGCCAGGAGTGGATCTACGTCATGTCCGGCAGCCTGCGCCTCAGGCTCGGCGACGACGAGTTCACGATCAGGCCCGGCAATGCCGCCGAGTTCTCGACGCTGACCCCGCACTGGTTCGGTGCGATCGACGGCCCCGTCGAGCTGATCGCCCTCTTCGGCCCCCAGGGCCAGAGAGTCCACATCCACTCGGCCTAG
- a CDS encoding NUDIX hydrolase, whose protein sequence is MADAKPTEFSAGGVVVRGDQVVVIVPTRRAANGAKVLALPKGHVDPGETPLQAAGREIREEAGVDATPRGDALGAVNYWYMRKGKRIAKQVDFWLFDYVGGDVADHDHEVERAEWMPLSEAATALTYDGEREMVARALSRISSDG, encoded by the coding sequence ATGGCCGACGCGAAGCCCACGGAGTTCTCGGCGGGCGGCGTCGTCGTCCGCGGCGACCAGGTCGTTGTCATCGTGCCGACACGCCGCGCCGCCAACGGCGCGAAGGTCCTGGCGCTCCCGAAGGGCCACGTCGACCCCGGCGAGACGCCGCTGCAGGCCGCCGGCCGCGAGATCCGCGAGGAGGCCGGCGTCGACGCGACGCCCAGGGGCGACGCGCTGGGAGCCGTGAACTACTGGTACATGCGCAAGGGCAAGCGCATCGCCAAGCAGGTCGACTTCTGGCTGTTCGACTACGTCGGCGGCGACGTCGCCGACCACGACCACGAGGTCGAGCGGGCCGAATGGATGCCGCTGAGCGAGGCGGCGACCGCCCTGACGTACGACGGCGAGCGCGAGATGGTGGCCCGCGCACTGTCGCGGATCAGCTCCGACGGGTAG
- a CDS encoding MFS transporter has protein sequence MSTTVEAPPDPLATPEQAPKRTSHPRRWLILAVVLVVEIMDLLDGTIVNVAAPTIRTDLGASTTSLQWIVGGYALALAVGLVIGGRLGDLYGRRRLFTIGIVLFTISSLLSGLAPSTEVLIAFRLLQGLAAALMIPQGFGILHSAFSTEDLNKAFGIFGPIIGLSAVFGPIVGGALVDANLFGTGWRLVFLINLPLGILALIGSIRILPESKTTGATRMDWLGAVLVAAAAGLLVYPLMQGREADWAPWTFIMMASSFVVLGLFTWQQGRRVKAGRDPLVTMGLFAKRAFSGGMGIIMLFFGAFGGLMLALTLFLQLGLGYSASHAGLSLGPVCLGLAIGAGLAGAVLTPRFGRHVLHAGFALLVAGVLGTYAVLDAQQMAVTALQLAGPLLVAGIGVGFVAGSLFGFVLAAVADDEVGSASGILNALQQLASAIGIAVLGTVFFGALPKPGYVAGLEHVALLVSAIAVAGMALVFLLPRTPREEEA, from the coding sequence ATGTCCACCACCGTCGAAGCTCCACCCGACCCGCTCGCCACCCCCGAGCAAGCGCCCAAGCGCACCAGCCACCCGCGCCGCTGGCTGATCCTCGCCGTCGTCCTCGTCGTCGAGATCATGGACCTGCTCGACGGCACGATCGTCAACGTCGCCGCACCCACGATCCGCACCGACCTCGGCGCGAGCACGACGTCGCTGCAGTGGATCGTCGGCGGCTACGCGCTGGCGCTCGCCGTCGGCCTCGTCATCGGCGGCCGCCTCGGCGACCTCTATGGCCGCCGCCGCCTGTTCACGATCGGCATCGTGCTCTTCACGATCAGCTCGCTGCTGTCCGGCCTCGCGCCGAGCACCGAGGTGCTGATCGCGTTCCGCCTGCTCCAGGGCCTCGCGGCCGCGCTGATGATCCCGCAGGGCTTCGGGATCCTGCACTCGGCGTTCTCGACCGAGGACCTCAACAAGGCCTTCGGCATCTTCGGCCCGATCATCGGCCTCAGCGCCGTGTTCGGCCCGATCGTCGGCGGCGCGCTCGTCGACGCCAACCTCTTCGGGACCGGCTGGCGCCTGGTGTTCCTCATCAACCTGCCGCTCGGGATCCTCGCGCTGATCGGGTCGATCCGGATCCTCCCGGAGTCCAAGACGACCGGCGCGACCCGGATGGACTGGCTCGGCGCGGTGCTCGTCGCCGCCGCCGCGGGCCTGCTCGTCTACCCGCTGATGCAGGGCCGCGAGGCCGACTGGGCGCCGTGGACGTTCATCATGATGGCCTCGAGCTTCGTCGTCCTGGGCCTGTTCACCTGGCAGCAGGGCCGCCGCGTCAAGGCCGGCCGCGACCCGCTCGTCACGATGGGCCTCTTCGCCAAGCGCGCGTTCAGCGGCGGCATGGGCATCATCATGTTGTTCTTCGGCGCCTTCGGCGGCCTGATGCTCGCGCTCACGCTGTTCCTGCAGCTCGGGCTCGGCTACAGCGCCAGCCACGCGGGCCTCAGCCTCGGCCCGGTCTGCCTCGGCCTGGCGATCGGCGCCGGCCTGGCCGGCGCGGTCCTGACCCCGCGCTTCGGCCGCCACGTCCTGCACGCGGGCTTCGCGCTGCTGGTCGCCGGCGTGCTCGGGACCTACGCGGTGCTCGACGCGCAGCAGATGGCGGTGACGGCGCTGCAGCTCGCCGGGCCGCTGCTGGTCGCCGGGATCGGCGTCGGCTTCGTCGCCGGCTCGCTGTTCGGCTTCGTCCTCGCGGCGGTCGCCGACGACGAGGTCGGCTCGGCCTCCGGGATCCTCAACGCGCTCCAGCAGCTCGCCTCGGCGATCGGGATCGCCGTGCTCGGCACGGTCTTCTTCGGCGCGCTGCCCAAGCCCGGCTACGTCGCCGGCCTCGAGCACGTCGCGCTGCTGGTCTCGGCGATCGCCGTGGCCGGCATGGCGCTCGTGTTCCTCCTCCCGCGCACCCCGCGGGAGGAGGAGGCCTAG
- a CDS encoding glycerophosphodiester phosphodiesterase encodes MTEHRTGRRIGHKGADHIAPGNTLASFDAALAHGCDMVEFDVLPENPDGSGALVLAHDFKDAGRRTPLTLEEGLDHLASEAFAGVEIDVDLKTHGYEHRVIQALRERQMESRTLISTMETVSLPVLRQLSSDVRIGWSVPKVKRNYLANPATKPLALATVQVLRRTVPRAITKAMRAGEIDAVMSHFSLVTPHFVRAVRRAGGELYVWTVDDAKRIRRFERMGVTGVITNDPRLFDPLPGA; translated from the coding sequence ATGACCGAACACCGCACGGGCCGCCGGATCGGCCACAAGGGCGCCGACCACATCGCGCCCGGCAACACGCTCGCGTCGTTCGACGCCGCGCTCGCCCACGGCTGCGACATGGTGGAGTTCGACGTCCTGCCCGAGAACCCCGACGGCAGCGGCGCGCTCGTCCTCGCCCACGACTTCAAGGACGCGGGCAGGCGCACGCCGCTGACGCTCGAGGAGGGCCTGGACCACCTCGCGAGCGAGGCGTTCGCGGGCGTCGAGATCGACGTCGACCTCAAGACGCACGGCTACGAGCACCGCGTCATCCAGGCGCTGCGCGAGCGCCAGATGGAGTCCCGGACGCTGATCAGCACGATGGAGACCGTGTCGCTGCCGGTCCTGCGCCAGCTCAGCAGCGACGTCCGGATCGGCTGGAGCGTCCCGAAGGTCAAGCGCAACTACCTCGCCAACCCGGCGACCAAGCCGCTGGCGCTGGCGACCGTCCAGGTCCTGCGCCGGACCGTCCCGCGCGCGATCACGAAGGCCATGCGCGCCGGCGAGATCGACGCCGTCATGTCGCACTTCTCCCTCGTCACGCCCCACTTCGTCCGCGCGGTCCGCCGCGCCGGCGGCGAGCTCTACGTCTGGACGGTCGACGACGCGAAGCGCATCCGCCGCTTCGAGCGCATGGGCGTGACCGGCGTCATCACCAACGACCCACGCCTGTTCGACCCGCTCCCCGGGGCGTAG
- a CDS encoding TetR/AcrR family transcriptional regulator, with amino-acid sequence MSSDESFPVPPWSAAATRGRAASATESAPAKAPLTRVAIVAAALELLDADGLDGVSMRRVAQKLETGPASLYQHVGNKDELLEAVLDRVCAAIDVPAPGAGPDGWQEPLKELLRRMRKVIGAHQDLAYIMLGRVPTGPNALAGAEGMLAILDAGGITGRLAAQTVDLLALFVASVTYEDAIRRRLIGTVQEAEVYVEQVGAYLRALPGDRFPMLNRLADVLTTFDEDTEDAGFEFALDVQIRGIAALAAQARAAG; translated from the coding sequence GTGTCAAGCGACGAGTCCTTCCCCGTCCCCCCGTGGTCCGCGGCCGCGACCCGCGGCCGCGCGGCCTCCGCGACCGAGTCGGCGCCCGCCAAGGCGCCGCTCACGCGCGTCGCGATCGTCGCCGCGGCGTTGGAGCTGCTGGACGCCGACGGCCTCGACGGCGTCTCGATGCGCCGCGTCGCGCAGAAGCTGGAGACCGGGCCCGCGTCGCTCTACCAGCACGTCGGCAACAAGGACGAGCTGCTGGAGGCGGTCCTGGACCGCGTCTGCGCGGCGATCGACGTCCCGGCGCCCGGGGCCGGTCCCGACGGCTGGCAGGAGCCGCTGAAGGAGCTGCTGCGCCGGATGCGCAAGGTCATCGGCGCCCACCAGGACTTGGCCTACATCATGCTCGGGCGGGTCCCGACCGGCCCCAACGCGCTGGCCGGCGCCGAGGGCATGCTCGCGATCCTCGACGCGGGCGGCATCACGGGCCGGCTCGCCGCGCAGACGGTCGACCTGCTCGCGCTGTTCGTCGCCTCGGTCACCTACGAGGACGCGATCCGGCGCCGGCTGATCGGCACAGTGCAGGAGGCCGAGGTCTACGTCGAGCAGGTCGGCGCCTACCTGCGGGCGCTGCCCGGCGACCGCTTCCCGATGCTCAACCGGCTGGCCGACGTGCTCACCACGTTCGACGAGGACACCGAGGACGCGGGCTTCGAGTTCGCGCTCGACGTCCAGATCCGCGGGATCGCGGCGCTCGCCGCGCAGGCGCGCGCCGCCGGCTAG